One genomic window of Pseudokineococcus lusitanus includes the following:
- a CDS encoding ATP-binding protein, whose translation MHLIAELEADPAEVPRARRLLGERLVAWRVDEDSADTVLLLFSELVTNAVRHGEPPVQVHAGVDDGVFRVEVDDGSDVPVAPQEPDVDDVGGRGLQLVEMLSTAWGSRRSTTRPAGRRPGKCVWFELALAAS comes from the coding sequence GTGCACCTGATCGCCGAGCTCGAGGCCGACCCGGCCGAGGTGCCGCGGGCCCGCCGCCTGCTCGGTGAGCGGCTCGTGGCCTGGCGGGTCGACGAGGACAGCGCCGACACCGTCCTGCTCCTCTTCTCCGAGCTCGTCACCAACGCCGTCCGCCACGGCGAGCCGCCCGTGCAGGTCCACGCCGGCGTCGACGACGGCGTCTTCCGCGTCGAGGTGGACGACGGCAGCGACGTCCCCGTCGCCCCGCAGGAGCCCGACGTCGACGACGTCGGCGGTCGCGGGCTCCAGCTCGTCGAGATGCTCTCCACCGCCTGGGGCTCCCGCCGCTCCACCACCCGCCCCGCGGGCCGCCGGCCCGGCAAGTGCGTGTGGTTCGAGCTCGCGCTGGCCGCCTCGTGA